One window of the Hippoglossus hippoglossus isolate fHipHip1 chromosome 9, fHipHip1.pri, whole genome shotgun sequence genome contains the following:
- the rfc5 gene encoding replication factor C subunit 5, whose amino-acid sequence MAETSKDPRRSTNLPWVEKYRPQKLDDLISHKDILTTIQRFISEEKLPHLLFYGPPGTGKTSTILACARQLYKDKEFNSMVLELNASDDRGIDVVRGPVLSFASTRTIFKKGFKLVILDEADAMTQDAQNALRRVIEKFTENTRFCLICNYLSKIIPALQSRCTRFRFGPLSPDQMIPRLDYVVQQESIDITPDGMKAIVTLSSGDMRRSLNILQSTSMAYGKVTEDTVYTCTGHPLRSDIANILDWSLNKDFTASYKQILQLKTLKGLALQDILTEVHLLVHRVDFPPDIRIGLLIKLADIEHRLASGTDEKIQLSSMVAAFQAVRDLVVSEAS is encoded by the exons ATGGCGGAAACCAGTAAAGACCCGAGACGGTCCACGAACCTTCCCTG GGTCGAAAAGTACAGACCTCAGAAACTTGATGATCTGATCTCACACAAAGATATTCTGACCACCA TCCAGAGGTTCATCAGCGAGGAGAAGCTCCCCCACCTCCTGTTCTATGGTCCCCCTGGAACCGGCAAGACCTCCACCATCCTGGCCTGTGCCCGGCAGCTGTACAAGGACAAAGAGTTCAACTCCATGGTGTTGGAG ttAAATGCATCGGATGACCGAGGAATCGATGTTGTACGAGGTCCCGTCCTGAGCTTTGCCAGCACACGCACCATCTTCAA GAAGGGCTTCAAGTTGGTGATACTGGACGAGGCCGATGCCATGACCCAGGATGCCCAGAATGCATTGCGACGAG tgattGAGAAGTTCACAGAAAACACTCGCTTCTGTCTCATCTGCAACTACCTGTCCAAGATCATCCCGGCTCTGCAGTCTCGCTGCACCAGGTTTCGCTTCGGCCCGCTGTCCCCAGACCAGATGATTCCCCGACTGGACTATGTGGTCCAGcaggagag TATTGACATCACTCCAGATGGAATGAAAGCCATCGTGACTTTATCATCCGGTGATATGAGGAGATCTCTCAACATCCTGCAG AGCACCAGCATGGCGTATGGGAAGGTCACAGAGGACACAGTGTACACCTGCACAGGTCACCCCCTCCGCTCAGACATCGCCAACATCCTCGACTGGTCCCTCAACAAGGACTTCACCGCATCATACAAAC AAATCCTGCAGCTGAAGACTTTGAAAGGTTTGGCTCTGCAAGACATCCTCACTGAGGTTCACCTGCTCGTACACAGAG TGGACTTTCCTCCCGATATCCGGATCGGTCTGCTCATCAAGTTGGCCGACATAGA ACACAGACTCGCCTCAGGGACCGATGAGAAGATCCAGCTGAGCTCCATGGTGGCAGCTTTCCAGGCAGTGAGGGACCTGGTGGTCAGCGAAGCCTCGTAG